A region from the Macadamia integrifolia cultivar HAES 741 unplaced genomic scaffold, SCU_Mint_v3 scaffold457, whole genome shotgun sequence genome encodes:
- the LOC122068763 gene encoding replication termination factor 2 has product MKLQDQMQVFIQSPELRVPSRALTVNPNQTLRHLKLSFLPPTTPSQTLNSIYFTFNGKPLHDSATLFDSRILPFSHLLLRIKVSGGGGDGGATGAESRDCYLNMYAVKKPDKVDPNETRLSRWTTCALSFEPLKHPCVIDRLGNVFNKEPLVEALLGKKLPKGFGHIKGLRDMIPIELSVIPGVKDDDISIETKFQCPISGLEFNGKYKFLALRSCGHVLSAKALKEVNSSACLVCHKEFSESDKIVINGSPEEVSELRERMEEEKAKLREKEKKQKKKLKNGEVTGSDGVCLEPSRLSGKKHGVDDQTVEKASAKIEGNGKIANGVVVAAKGTNNAPVKRFKAADMAPPNATKEVYASIFTSSRKSTFKETYSCRSLPLGRN; this is encoded by the coding sequence ATGAAATTACAAGATCAAATGCAGGTATTCATTCAATCCCCAGAACTTCGAGTCCCATCTCGTGCCCTAACTGTGAACCCTAATCAAACTCTTCGCCATCTCAAGCTCTCCTTTCTCCCTCCAACAACTCCCtctcaaaccctaaactccatCTACTTCACCTTCAATGGGAAACCCCTCCACGACTCAGCCACTCTCTTTGATTCCCGAATTCTCCCTTTCTCCCATTTATTGCTTCGAATTAAAGTCTCTGGTGGCGGCGGCGATGGCGGTGCAACTGGTGCCGAGTCACGGGATTGCTATCTCAACATGTATGCCGTGAAGAAGCCTGATAAAGTCGATCCCAATGAGACTAGGTTATCGCGGTGGACGACTTGTGCGCTCTCCTTCGAGCCCCTGAAGCATCCTTGCGTCATCGATCGCCTTGGAAATGTGTTCAATAAGGAGCCGCTTGTGGAGGCGTTGTTAGGGAAGAAGTTGCCGAAGGGATTTGGGCATATTAAGGGTTTGAGGGATATGATCCCAATTGAACTCTCTGTGATTCCTGGGGTGAAAGATGATGATATCAGCATCGAGACGAAGTTTCAGTGCCCAATTTCGGGTCTTGAGTTCAATGGAAAGTACAAGTTCCTTGCGCTGAGGAGTTGCGGCCATGTTTTGAGTGCGAAGGCATTGAAAGAAGTGAACTCATCGGCTTGTTTGGTTTGTCATAAAGAGTTCTCAGAGTCTGATAAGATTGTAATTAATGGGAGTCCAGAGGAAGTGTCGGAATTGAGagaaagaatggaagaagaaaaggcgaagttgagagagaaggagaagaagcagaagaagaagctgaagaATGGGGAAGTAACTGGGTCTGACGGTGTTTGCTTGGAACCATCTCGGTTAAGTGGTAAAAAGCATGGTGTTGATGACCAGACTGTGGAGAAGGCTTCGGCTAAGATTGAAGGAAATGGGAAGATTGCTAATGGAGTTGTTGTTGCTGCGAAGGGGACAAATAATGCGCCGGTGAAACGGTTCAAAGCAGCTGATATGGCACCACCTAATGCTACTAAGGAAGTGTACGCTTCTATTTTCACATCTTCGAGGAAATCAACTTTTAAAGAGACATATAGTTGCAGATCTCTCCCGCTGGGTAGAAACTAA